The proteins below are encoded in one region of Sedimentibacter sp. zth1:
- a CDS encoding H-type small acid-soluble spore protein: MNKQRIKDIISSPNMINVSYNGMQVYIETINENNNTAQVHFINQPDNKQEVSLNNLVEK; this comes from the coding sequence TTGAATAAACAACGTATAAAGGATATTATTTCTAGTCCAAATATGATTAACGTAAGCTATAATGGTATGCAAGTTTATATTGAAACTATTAACGAAAATAATAATACAGCACAAGTCCACTTCATCAACCAACCAGATAACAAACAAGAAGTATCATTAAATAATTTAGTAGAGAAATAA
- a CDS encoding NAD(P)/FAD-dependent oxidoreductase, with protein MKKIVIIGGGIAGLSAGIFAQKNGFNSIIVEKHHTLGGECTGWERQGYHIDGCIHWLVGTKEGTQIHDLWSTVGALDGVEIYHPESFMAVEHDGVTVNFYRDLDRFKSSWLEISPEDKEEIEEFYSDIKRLHSFSIPSGKPVDMMSLIEKIKYIFSMKDIGTLMQKYGKISVKELAKKFKHPALREAIASFMPEGDYSAISVLFPLGTFTSGQSSIPDGGSKALANRMVERYLSLGGTVEASCEVVEADIEGDTVKGIKCKNGKSFEADCFIAACDAKVLYEKLLKGRYPDQEFEKRYNNPDRYPLASNIYIGIGYEDEMNDIPRTLKFPVESVDINQNQKPIEHLQMTHYGYEPNFAPKGIL; from the coding sequence ATGAAAAAAATAGTTATAATTGGTGGAGGAATTGCTGGGTTGAGTGCTGGTATCTTTGCCCAGAAAAATGGCTTTAATAGTATTATAGTGGAAAAGCACCATACTTTAGGTGGGGAGTGTACGGGCTGGGAGCGTCAAGGCTACCATATAGATGGTTGTATTCACTGGCTAGTGGGAACGAAAGAGGGAACCCAAATTCATGATCTTTGGAGCACCGTGGGTGCTCTAGACGGGGTTGAGATATACCACCCTGAGAGCTTTATGGCTGTTGAACACGACGGCGTAACAGTTAATTTCTATCGTGATCTTGATCGGTTTAAGTCAAGCTGGCTAGAAATATCACCAGAAGACAAAGAAGAAATAGAAGAGTTTTACAGTGACATAAAGCGGCTACATTCATTTTCAATACCATCAGGAAAGCCTGTAGATATGATGAGTCTAATTGAAAAAATAAAGTACATTTTCTCCATGAAAGATATTGGCACACTTATGCAGAAGTACGGAAAGATCAGTGTGAAGGAATTGGCCAAGAAGTTCAAGCACCCGGCGTTGAGGGAAGCAATAGCTTCCTTTATGCCAGAAGGAGATTACAGTGCAATATCCGTTCTTTTTCCTCTCGGTACTTTTACTAGTGGGCAGTCGTCTATTCCCGACGGGGGTTCTAAGGCACTAGCTAATCGCATGGTAGAGCGATACCTATCTTTAGGCGGAACAGTGGAGGCTTCGTGTGAGGTGGTGGAAGCGGATATTGAAGGAGATACAGTAAAGGGTATTAAATGCAAAAACGGAAAATCGTTCGAAGCAGATTGCTTTATTGCCGCTTGTGACGCCAAGGTTTTATATGAAAAGCTACTAAAGGGACGTTACCCTGATCAAGAGTTTGAGAAAAGGTACAATAATCCAGATAGATATCCTTTGGCATCAAACATTTATATCGGAATAGGCTATGAAGATGAAATGAACGACATTCCCCGGACACTTAAGTTTCCTGTAGAATCGGTAGATATTAACCAAAATCAGAAACCAATAGAACATTTACAAATGACCCACTATGGCTACGAGCCTAACTTTGCTCCAAAGGGCATACTGTAA
- a CDS encoding IS110 family transposase yields the protein MFNFNNRNYISVGIDVGSTFSFMSIVDNNGNIILKPFKILHNSIDSLERAISAIKKAEESHSMKSHIFLESTGIYHFPLFCFLNESGFEAHIINPLITHSIKNSGIRKVKNDKLDSIGIARLGLSNNLKTSVMPVKLVLELRSLVRKHYDIMDQRSAHINKLKADLHTVFPQYLNIFSDVCGVTSRMILKNYCTPDKILRAHKSSLIEKISKSSRKGISKATQCYEKLSNAANAAKTFGCNIDSVYFNISLTIDLIEYLDTVIESILNQINLLVDKHKSEKFINQIHLLDSISGVGFLSAVTIMCEIGDFSAFKNPKQLFAYFGMDPEVNQSGKFNATEMHMSKRGSRIARRVVFAIALSNIRSTSNGKAINPYLQAYYRKKTESKPKKVAIGAVMHKICNIIFAVLRDEKSFELRSPETHISNYKQSLQLLAA from the coding sequence ATGTTTAATTTTAATAATCGTAACTATATCTCCGTTGGTATTGATGTTGGTTCAACTTTTAGTTTTATGTCTATTGTTGATAACAACGGAAACATTATTTTGAAACCTTTTAAAATACTACATAACAGTATAGATTCTCTTGAACGTGCTATTTCTGCAATAAAAAAAGCAGAAGAGTCACATTCCATGAAATCACACATTTTCCTGGAATCTACCGGAATCTATCACTTTCCGCTCTTCTGCTTCCTGAATGAATCAGGATTTGAGGCCCATATTATTAACCCTCTCATCACTCATTCTATCAAAAATTCAGGAATAAGGAAAGTAAAAAATGATAAATTAGATTCTATTGGCATCGCTAGACTTGGTTTATCTAACAATTTAAAAACCTCTGTTATGCCTGTTAAGCTTGTTTTAGAGCTTCGTAGCTTAGTTCGTAAACATTATGACATTATGGATCAACGCTCAGCTCATATTAATAAACTAAAAGCGGATTTACATACTGTTTTTCCTCAATACCTTAATATTTTCTCAGATGTTTGTGGTGTTACATCTCGCATGATTTTAAAGAATTATTGTACTCCTGATAAAATATTAAGAGCGCATAAATCATCTTTGATTGAAAAAATATCTAAATCTTCTAGAAAAGGTATTTCAAAAGCTACTCAATGCTACGAAAAACTTTCTAACGCAGCAAATGCAGCCAAAACCTTTGGTTGTAATATTGATAGTGTGTATTTCAATATTTCTTTAACTATTGACTTAATCGAATATTTAGATACTGTTATTGAATCTATTTTAAATCAAATAAATTTGCTTGTTGATAAGCATAAATCCGAAAAGTTTATTAATCAAATTCATTTGCTAGATTCAATTTCTGGTGTTGGTTTTTTATCTGCTGTTACCATAATGTGTGAAATTGGTGATTTTAGTGCTTTTAAGAACCCTAAACAGCTGTTTGCTTATTTTGGTATGGATCCTGAAGTTAACCAATCAGGCAAATTCAATGCTACTGAAATGCATATGTCTAAGCGTGGTTCACGTATCGCTAGACGTGTTGTTTTTGCTATCGCTTTGTCTAATATACGTTCTACAAGTAATGGTAAAGCTATTAATCCCTATTTACAAGCTTATTACCGAAAGAAAACTGAATCTAAACCTAAAAAGGTTGCTATTGGTGCTGTTATGCACAAAATCTGTAATATCATTTTTGCAGTGCTACGTGATGAAAAATCTTTTGAACTCCGTTCTCCAGAAACTCATATTAGTAACTACAAACAATCATTACAGCTACTTGCTGCATAA
- a CDS encoding alpha/beta fold hydrolase produces MNKVEFQTKRTVPKNISKLLKRCLGYDGEKTYKIVGVIMSIYKSQVGKTVSLKLYDEQMIKVGSPFKDIYVDTSFGKTHLIESGNLNGKALLVFHGGNSTTAYNLLMCKFLLNDFHVYAVDIIGHPGKSDEVKLSSNNYDYGKWADEVITKLGFSKIKCFGGSFGGGVLAKLMCVAPEKVDRAVLIVPAGINNAFPISSAKMMLPLIKYCMTKKEKYLIETALFMAIKEDVLDADTLAIIKDSFDNVKTKVGMPSNVSKKLMLKCKAATLVMASEMDCLFPARKVLSRAKKIIINCKVHKLEGCGHMHIMPERERKMIIDFLNS; encoded by the coding sequence ATGAACAAAGTCGAATTTCAAACAAAAAGAACCGTCCCTAAAAACATAAGTAAGCTACTGAAGAGATGTTTAGGATATGATGGAGAAAAAACATATAAGATTGTAGGGGTAATTATGAGCATTTATAAATCGCAAGTAGGAAAAACTGTATCATTAAAATTATATGATGAACAAATGATAAAAGTAGGATCTCCGTTTAAAGATATATACGTTGATACTAGCTTTGGTAAGACTCATTTGATAGAGAGCGGAAATTTGAATGGAAAAGCATTGTTAGTATTTCATGGCGGAAATAGTACAACAGCATATAACTTGTTAATGTGTAAATTCCTACTTAATGATTTTCATGTATATGCAGTAGATATTATAGGGCATCCGGGAAAAAGTGATGAGGTTAAGCTTTCTTCTAACAATTATGATTATGGGAAATGGGCTGATGAAGTTATAACAAAACTTGGATTTAGCAAAATAAAATGTTTTGGAGGGTCTTTTGGCGGGGGAGTGTTGGCAAAACTCATGTGCGTTGCTCCCGAAAAAGTTGACAGGGCGGTATTGATTGTACCAGCAGGAATTAATAATGCTTTTCCAATAAGTTCAGCTAAGATGATGTTGCCATTAATAAAGTATTGTATGACAAAGAAGGAGAAGTATTTAATAGAAACAGCTTTATTTATGGCAATAAAAGAAGATGTGTTGGATGCAGATACCTTGGCAATAATAAAGGATAGTTTTGATAATGTTAAAACAAAAGTAGGAATGCCATCTAATGTAAGTAAAAAATTAATGTTGAAATGTAAGGCTGCGACACTTGTTATGGCCAGCGAAATGGATTGCCTTTTTCCAGCCAGAAAGGTATTATCAAGAGCGAAAAAAATAATAATAAATTGCAAGGTACATAAGCTAGAGGGTTGTGGTCATATGCATATCATGCCAGAACGAGAGAGGAAAATGATTATTGATTTTCTGAATTCATAG
- a CDS encoding iron-containing alcohol dehydrogenase translates to MARFTIPRDIYFGKGAIEELKNLKGKRAMVVIGGGSIKRSGALDRIEGYLKEAGMETKLLEGVEIDPTVGTVMNGAKVMQEFQPDWIIGIGGGSPIDGAKAMWIFYEYPELTFEEAAKPFNLPELRKKAKFVAISTTSGTGTEVTSFAVVTDEKTGIKYPIADFNVTPDIAIVDNDLVQTMPAKLKAFTGMDALTHAVEAYVSTVRNDFTDAQAMKAIEMVKENLIQSYNGEEEAGNKLHIAQCLAGMAFSNAILGIVHSMAHKTGRIFNLENGIPHGCANAIYLPYVIDFNKKTALKTYADIARRLGLAGNSEEELTNSFTEMVIDFNKKMNIPLTLKEFGLNEQEFNDKLDEIAAAAVGDPCTGTNPREISVEEMKKLFTCVYYGKKVDF, encoded by the coding sequence GTGGCGAGATTTACGATACCAAGGGATATCTATTTTGGAAAAGGAGCGATCGAAGAATTAAAGAATTTAAAGGGTAAAAGAGCCATGGTGGTAATTGGAGGTGGTTCAATCAAGAGAAGTGGAGCACTAGATAGAATAGAAGGATATTTAAAAGAAGCTGGGATGGAAACAAAACTTTTGGAGGGTGTAGAAATAGACCCAACAGTTGGTACAGTAATGAATGGTGCAAAAGTAATGCAGGAATTTCAACCAGATTGGATTATTGGAATAGGTGGAGGATCACCGATAGATGGAGCAAAGGCTATGTGGATATTTTATGAATACCCAGAGCTTACATTTGAAGAAGCTGCAAAACCATTTAACTTACCAGAGTTAAGAAAAAAAGCAAAATTTGTAGCAATATCCACAACCAGTGGAACAGGGACAGAAGTTACATCTTTCGCAGTTGTAACAGATGAAAAAACTGGAATTAAATATCCAATAGCTGACTTTAATGTCACTCCAGATATAGCAATAGTGGATAATGATTTAGTACAAACAATGCCAGCAAAATTAAAAGCATTCACAGGAATGGATGCATTAACCCATGCTGTTGAAGCATATGTTTCAACAGTAAGAAATGATTTTACTGATGCACAAGCAATGAAAGCTATTGAAATGGTGAAAGAAAACTTAATACAATCTTATAATGGAGAAGAAGAAGCTGGAAATAAACTGCATATAGCTCAATGTTTAGCAGGAATGGCATTCTCAAATGCAATCTTGGGTATTGTTCATAGTATGGCTCACAAAACAGGTAGAATATTCAATCTTGAAAATGGAATTCCTCATGGATGTGCAAATGCAATATATTTACCATATGTAATAGACTTCAACAAAAAAACTGCTCTTAAAACTTATGCTGATATAGCAAGAAGACTAGGGTTAGCAGGGAATAGTGAAGAGGAATTAACAAATTCATTTACAGAAATGGTAATAGACTTTAATAAGAAAATGAATATTCCACTTACATTAAAAGAATTTGGATTAAACGAACAAGAATTTAATGATAAGCTGGATGAAATTGCTGCAGCTGCAGTAGGAGATCCATGTACAGGTACAAATCCAAGAGAAATATCAGTAGAAGAAATGAAAAAACTATTTACTTGTGTTTATTATGGTAAAAAAGTAGACTTTTAA
- a CDS encoding formate/nitrite transporter family protein — translation MDTKNYLTPAEIAATTVQTGIKKVKLSFSQRLTLGILAGVFVAFASEGSNMAAFNLFVKPETYGLGKVLAGSIFSTALMLVLLAGGELFTGNTLIIISVLEGKVKVSEMLKNWGTVYIGNLIGSVLIAFMMVQSGLFNSGSNVLGAVTIKIAVYKVNLPFMSALYLGIMANWLVCLAVWLAYGAKNMAGKILGMFFPIWLFVTSGFEHSIANMYYIPAGIWAKSNVDWVAASHLSPEKLANLNWNTFIINNLVPVTLGNIIGGGIFVGFIYWFIYLKEDKNRRNVEKVEK, via the coding sequence GTGGATACGAAAAATTATTTAACACCTGCAGAAATTGCGGCTACAACTGTACAAACAGGAATCAAAAAGGTAAAATTATCATTTTCACAGCGACTAACTCTAGGGATTTTAGCAGGAGTTTTCGTTGCCTTTGCTTCAGAAGGATCTAATATGGCAGCTTTTAATTTATTTGTAAAACCTGAAACTTATGGGTTGGGAAAAGTTTTGGCAGGTTCAATTTTTAGTACAGCACTGATGCTGGTTCTGTTAGCAGGAGGAGAACTATTTACAGGAAATACACTCATCATTATAAGTGTTTTAGAAGGTAAAGTGAAAGTAAGTGAGATGCTGAAAAATTGGGGGACTGTATATATAGGAAATTTAATAGGATCTGTATTGATAGCTTTTATGATGGTACAGTCAGGGTTATTTAACAGCGGATCGAACGTCCTTGGGGCAGTAACCATTAAAATTGCTGTCTATAAAGTGAATCTACCTTTTATGTCCGCATTATATTTAGGCATTATGGCAAACTGGCTTGTTTGTTTGGCAGTATGGCTGGCTTATGGAGCTAAAAACATGGCTGGAAAAATACTTGGTATGTTCTTTCCAATATGGCTTTTTGTTACATCAGGATTTGAACACAGTATTGCGAATATGTATTACATTCCAGCAGGAATATGGGCAAAATCCAACGTTGATTGGGTTGCTGCATCCCATCTTTCGCCAGAAAAATTAGCAAATTTAAATTGGAATACGTTTATCATCAATAATCTAGTACCTGTGACACTTGGAAATATAATTGGTGGTGGGATATTTGTAGGATTTATTTACTGGTTTATTTATTTGAAAGAAGATAAAAACAGAAGGAACGTTGAAAAAGTAGAAAAATAG
- a CDS encoding MIP/aquaporin family protein, protein MKKYEFKKYIAEFIGTFILVFNGTGAIIINDLSNEAVTHLGISLAFGFTVAFLIYTFGNVSGAHFNPAVSIALWKGKEINTKHLLFYIVSQLGGAITASLILIGIFGNIAKLGTTQPLQSLGNNAVLISLIVEIIYTFILMIVILGSAVDKRAHQKFAGIAIGFTIAIGVLIIGPISGGSFNPARSIGPAIISGNLNYLWVYIVGPIIGTLLATYTYKLIKE, encoded by the coding sequence ATGAAAAAATATGAATTCAAAAAATATATTGCTGAGTTTATAGGAACGTTTATATTAGTATTTAATGGTACAGGTGCAATAATAATTAATGATTTATCAAATGAAGCTGTTACTCATTTAGGAATATCATTAGCATTTGGATTTACAGTAGCATTTCTAATATATACATTTGGTAATGTTTCAGGTGCCCATTTTAATCCTGCAGTATCAATTGCACTTTGGAAAGGAAAAGAAATAAATACTAAACATTTGCTGTTTTATATAGTTTCTCAGTTAGGTGGAGCAATTACTGCAAGTTTAATTCTAATAGGTATTTTTGGTAATATTGCAAAATTAGGGACAACTCAACCATTACAAAGCTTAGGTAATAATGCTGTATTAATTTCACTTATAGTAGAAATAATATATACTTTTATTTTAATGATTGTAATTTTGGGATCAGCTGTAGATAAAAGAGCACATCAAAAATTTGCAGGAATAGCAATAGGCTTTACTATAGCTATAGGAGTCTTAATTATTGGACCTATTTCGGGTGGTTCATTTAATCCAGCAAGGTCTATAGGACCTGCAATTATTTCAGGAAATTTAAATTATTTATGGGTTTATATAGTTGGACCTATAATAGGAACGTTATTAGCAACATACACTTATAAGTTAATCAAGGAATAA
- a CDS encoding CBS domain-containing protein, whose translation MNVRDIMTRDVSYVTVKSNITEAADIMKSLDVGIVPVCDENKNPVGVITDRDIVLRSVAETNNATQHIGNIMSKNIVSTSPDTNAHEAATLMAQNQIRRLPVVENNKIVGILSLGDLANVNIHVNEAGEALSSISKPGNEIK comes from the coding sequence TTGAACGTTAGAGATATAATGACAAGAGATGTATCATATGTAACAGTAAAATCCAATATAACAGAAGCAGCAGATATTATGAAATCTTTAGATGTTGGAATAGTTCCTGTTTGTGATGAAAATAAAAATCCTGTTGGAGTAATAACAGACAGAGATATAGTTTTAAGAAGTGTTGCTGAGACTAATAATGCTACTCAGCATATAGGAAATATAATGAGTAAAAATATTGTAAGCACAAGTCCTGATACAAATGCTCATGAAGCAGCTACATTGATGGCGCAAAATCAGATAAGAAGGTTACCAGTAGTTGAAAATAACAAGATTGTTGGAATCCTTTCACTAGGGGATTTAGCAAATGTAAATATACATGTGAATGAAGCAGGTGAAGCTTTAAGTTCGATTTCAAAACCAGGCAATGAAATAAAATAA